In Iodobacter fluviatilis, one DNA window encodes the following:
- a CDS encoding NAD(P)/FAD-dependent oxidoreductase: MLRINEVKLPLDHSEDELKQALLKRLAVSESDLISFSIFKRSYDARKRAAILLIYSLDAEVKNEAAVLKRLKADRHIMVSPDIEYQYVGHAPEGLTDRPVVIGTGPCGLFAGLLLAQMGFKPIILERGKAVRERTKDTWGLWRKGVLNPESNVQYGEGGAGTFSDGKLYSQIKDPKHLGHKVLQEFVKAGAPDEIMYVSKPHIGTFRLVSMVESMRANIIELGGEVRFSSKVEQLILQDGQVEGVELAGGEKIHSKHVVLAIGHSARDTFYKLFEQGVYMEAKPFSLGFRVEHPQTVIDTARFGPSAGHPILGAADYKLVHHASNGRSVYSFCMCPGGTVVAAASEPGRVVTNGMSQYSRNERNANAAIVVGITPEEDFPGHPLAGIELQRKWESKAFEVGGSTYQAPAQKLGDFLAGKPSSEFGVVVPSYTPGVHLTDLADCLPEYAITAIREAMPAFDKQIKGFGMSDALFTGVETRTSSPVRIKRDNDTLQSINTKGLFPAGEGAGYAGGILSAGVDGIKIAEAVALSILNKQS; the protein is encoded by the coding sequence ATGTTAAGAATAAATGAAGTAAAACTGCCGCTCGATCATTCGGAAGACGAGCTGAAACAGGCACTGCTTAAGCGTCTTGCGGTGTCAGAGTCTGATCTGATCAGCTTTAGTATCTTTAAACGTAGCTACGATGCACGTAAACGTGCTGCCATCCTGCTGATTTACTCTCTTGATGCAGAAGTCAAAAATGAAGCGGCGGTGCTGAAGCGTTTGAAAGCCGATCGCCACATCATGGTATCGCCTGATATTGAATACCAATATGTAGGCCACGCGCCGGAAGGATTGACTGATCGCCCCGTTGTGATTGGTACCGGCCCCTGTGGCTTGTTTGCTGGCCTGTTACTGGCGCAAATGGGCTTCAAGCCAATTATTTTAGAGCGTGGTAAGGCCGTGCGTGAGCGCACCAAAGACACTTGGGGCTTGTGGCGCAAGGGCGTGCTAAATCCTGAATCAAATGTGCAATACGGAGAAGGCGGCGCGGGTACGTTTTCTGACGGCAAGCTTTATAGCCAGATTAAAGACCCTAAGCATCTTGGACATAAAGTATTACAAGAGTTTGTAAAAGCGGGCGCGCCGGACGAGATTATGTACGTCAGCAAACCCCATATTGGTACGTTCCGCTTAGTCAGCATGGTTGAAAGCATGCGTGCCAATATTATTGAGCTTGGCGGCGAAGTGCGCTTTTCCAGCAAGGTAGAGCAGCTGATTTTGCAGGATGGCCAGGTGGAAGGCGTTGAGCTGGCCGGTGGCGAAAAAATCCATTCTAAGCATGTGGTGCTGGCAATTGGCCATAGCGCACGCGATACCTTTTACAAATTATTCGAGCAGGGCGTGTATATGGAGGCCAAGCCGTTTTCTCTGGGTTTCCGTGTAGAGCATCCGCAAACCGTGATTGATACTGCCCGTTTTGGCCCAAGCGCAGGCCATCCGATTTTGGGCGCGGCAGATTACAAACTGGTGCACCACGCCAGCAATGGCCGTTCGGTGTACAGCTTCTGTATGTGCCCCGGTGGTACGGTGGTGGCCGCTGCATCCGAGCCTGGCCGGGTAGTCACCAACGGTATGAGCCAGTATTCGCGTAATGAGCGCAATGCCAATGCCGCAATTGTGGTGGGAATTACGCCGGAAGAAGATTTCCCTGGCCATCCGTTGGCAGGGATTGAGCTGCAGCGTAAGTGGGAAAGTAAGGCTTTTGAAGTGGGCGGCAGTACTTATCAGGCCCCAGCTCAAAAACTGGGTGATTTCCTTGCGGGCAAGCCTTCAAGCGAATTTGGTGTGGTGGTGCCTTCGTATACACCTGGTGTGCATTTAACTGACTTGGCCGATTGCTTACCTGAATACGCCATTACTGCTATTCGCGAAGCAATGCCTGCCTTTGATAAGCAAATTAAAGGCTTTGGCATGAGTGACGCGCTGTTTACCGGCGTGGAAACGCGTACTTCTTCACCGGTACGGATCAAGCGTGATAACGACACGCTGCAAAGCATCAATACCAAGGGTCTGTTCCCTGCAGGTGAAGGCGCGGGTTACGCAGGCGGCATTTTATCGGCCGGGGTGGATGGCATTAAAATTGCCGAGGCGGTGGCTTTAAGCATATTGAATAAGCAGTCTTAA
- the glgC gene encoding glucose-1-phosphate adenylyltransferase, which translates to MEAIDKLVLARQLPNQAVALVLAGGRGSRLKDLTNHRAKPAVHFGGKYRIIDFALSNCLNSGIRRIGVITQYKSHSLLRHLQRGWSFLRNEMNEFIDLLPAQQRVDEEHWYRGTADAVFQNLDIIRSYRAQYVVILAGDHIYKMDYSRMLLDHVENNAACTIACIEVDRVDASAFGVMAVDEERKITAFIEKPTDPPAMPNKSDKALASMGVYVFNADYINRMLAEDLADEESSHDFGKDIIPRIVAEGRALAHPFSASCVSSDASAAPYWRDVGTVDAYWEANLDLASVLPELDIYDKNWPIWTHQEQLSPAKFVQDINGSHGMTLNSLVSGGCIVSGSLVNNSVLFSKVRLHSFCAIDSAVILPSVTVGRSSRLRRCVIDRGCQIPEGTVIGEDRSKDEQRFYCSEGGVVLVTREMLAKL; encoded by the coding sequence ATGGAAGCAATAGATAAGCTGGTTTTAGCCCGCCAGCTCCCCAATCAGGCAGTGGCGCTGGTGCTGGCCGGTGGCCGGGGCTCTCGTTTAAAAGATTTAACCAATCATCGCGCCAAGCCTGCGGTGCATTTTGGTGGCAAGTACCGGATTATTGATTTTGCCCTGTCTAATTGCCTGAATTCCGGCATTCGCCGCATTGGCGTAATTACCCAATATAAATCGCATAGCCTGCTCCGGCATTTACAGCGCGGCTGGTCTTTTTTGCGTAATGAAATGAATGAATTTATTGATCTTTTGCCTGCGCAGCAAAGGGTGGATGAAGAACACTGGTATCGCGGCACCGCCGATGCAGTATTTCAGAATCTGGATATTATCCGCAGCTACAGAGCGCAATATGTGGTGATTCTGGCGGGGGACCATATTTATAAAATGGATTACTCCCGCATGCTGCTCGATCATGTTGAAAACAACGCGGCCTGCACCATTGCCTGTATCGAAGTGGATCGGGTTGACGCCTCTGCTTTTGGCGTAATGGCGGTGGATGAAGAGCGAAAAATCACCGCCTTTATTGAAAAACCGACCGATCCGCCCGCTATGCCTAATAAAAGCGATAAAGCTTTGGCATCGATGGGCGTGTATGTTTTTAATGCGGATTATATTAATCGCATGCTGGCCGAAGATCTGGCCGATGAAGAATCCTCCCACGATTTTGGTAAAGATATTATTCCGCGCATTGTGGCCGAAGGCCGTGCGCTGGCCCATCCGTTCAGCGCCTCCTGCGTATCGAGCGATGCCAGTGCCGCGCCCTACTGGCGGGATGTGGGTACGGTAGATGCTTATTGGGAAGCCAATTTAGACCTCGCGTCGGTGCTGCCAGAGCTGGATATTTACGATAAAAACTGGCCCATCTGGACCCACCAAGAGCAATTGTCACCCGCCAAATTTGTGCAGGATATCAACGGCAGCCACGGCATGACTTTAAATTCGCTGGTCTCTGGCGGCTGCATTGTTTCTGGCTCTTTGGTTAATAACTCGGTGCTGTTTTCTAAAGTGCGTTTGCATTCTTTTTGTGCCATTGATTCGGCAGTCATTTTGCCATCGGTCACCGTAGGCCGCTCCAGCCGACTGCGCCGCTGTGTAATCGACCGAGGTTGCCAAATTCCTGAAGGCACGGTGATTGGCGAGGACCGCAGCAAAGACGAGCAACGTTTTTATTGCTCTGAAGGCGGCGTGGTGCTGGTCACAAGGGAAATGCTGGCGAAGCTGTGA